The following coding sequences are from one Pocillopora verrucosa isolate sample1 chromosome 5, ASM3666991v2, whole genome shotgun sequence window:
- the LOC136281054 gene encoding proprotein convertase subtilisin/kexin type 6-like, with amino-acid sequence MFSTKFNERHRSTMSRFSSYTLFLIFFALTETSVSEIYTNVWAVKMNGGQSEVAKLALKYDLSYDKHLFDDYHTIKIVKKSGKTLLSSEIDSILRSEPKVEWFMHQKEKKYKLLQINPELRKMWYIKRPEGSNEPTQNVISSWKSGYTGRGIVVGVVDDGVDGSHPELKDNYRWDLSYDYVAGKQVPFGTRVSGHGNKCAGVIAGKRNNDLCGVGIAYEANITGIRLFDDDIKSTDATESAALVHKLESIDIYSNSWGPGDMAWQIEGPGPLTSAALEEGIKKGRDKRGAIYTFAAGNGGMTGDSCAYNGYVNSIYTIAINGVNKDGSRPSYAEECPGIMATTYSSDMGGGIVTVDNTNGCVSDFTASSAATAIASGLIALTLHANPNLTWRDVQHIIANSARAAPGEVWLKQGHWQQNKAGFHISKVYGFGLMDAGKMVMLASKWKKVPEQIKCEIEGSDKDIKIPRTVSIEVKDCAIKFLEHVQIRVNLNFSRRGDLSLQLRAPSGTTSPMTGKRYIDNLTGFRNLTDWIITSLFHWEEDPTGRWELKIDDFDKRYPSSGQLHGWSLILYGTSSDPLTSELRSEVDSTRVIPTEKPKYSTKPMRTVTPTEQPSSTAKTNKVSWWKIVIFIVLGLLAMSIAFVVYWYCRFYKKQDNNAVTVQQGSVHLKGPSEHLKSKPPSCNV; translated from the exons ATGTTTTCAACCAAATTCAACGAGCGACACAGAAGTACGATGTCTAGGTTCTCAAGCTACACCctgtttcttatattttttgctctgacagaaacttctgtcagCGAGATTTACACTAATGTCTGGGCCGTAAAAATGAATGGTGGTCAATCAGAAGTCGCGAAGTTAGCCTTGAAGTACGACCTATCCTACGACAAACAT CTCTTTGATGACTATCATActataaaaattgtgaaaaagtcTGGGAAGACCTTGCTATCATCAGAAATTGACAGCATTTTGCGTTCTGAGCCAAAG GTTGAATGGTTTATgcatcagaaagagaaaaagtataaACTATTACAGATAAACCCAGAACTTCGTAAGATGTGGTATATT AAAAGACCTGAGGGATCTAATGAACCAACACAAAATGTCATTTCTTCTTGGAAATCTGGCTATACAGGAAGAGGAATTGTGGTGGGAGTTGTTGATGATGGAGTCGATGGCAGTCATCCTGAACTAAAAGACAACTAT agATGGGATTTGAGTTACGATTATGTGGCTGGCAAACAGGTGCCGTTTGGAACACGAGTATCAGG ACATGGCAATAAATGTGCAGGTGTCATAGCTGGAAAACGCAATAATGATTTATGTGGTGTGGGAATCGCTTATGAAGCCAATATTACAG GCATCCGcctttttgatgatgacatTAAGTCAACTGATGCAACAGAATCTGCAGCCTTGGTGCACAAGCTAGAAAGTATTGACATATACTCCAACAGCTGGGGACCTGGGGATATGGCATGGCAAATAGAGGGTCCTGGACCGCTGACCAGTGCAGCCTTAGAAGAAGGCattaaaaag GGTCGTGATAAACGAGGTGCCATCTACACGTTTGCAGCTGGAAATGGTGGTATGACGGGAGACAGCTGTGCATACAATGGTTATGTGAATAGTATTTACACCATCGCCATCAACGGTGTGAATAAAGATGGATCCCGTCCCAGCTACGCAGAAGAATGTCCTGGAATCATGGCCACCACGTACAGTAGTGACATGGGTGGAGGAATT GTAACTGTTGATAACACAAACGGTTGTGTCAGCGATTTCACAGCTTCGTCAGCGGCTACTGCCATTGCATCAGGACTGATTGCACTGACCCTACATGCAAA CCCTAACTTAACGTGGCGTGACGTCCAACACATCATAGCCAACAGTGCAAGAGCAGCGCCTGGTGAAGTCTGGCTCAAACAAGGCCATTGGCAGCAAAACAAAGCAGGGTTTCATATTAGCAAGGTTTATGGCTTTGGGCTTATGGACGCTGGCAAGATGGTGATGTTAGCAAGTAAATGGAAGAAGGTTCCAGAGCAGATAAAATGCGAGATCGAAGGCAGTGACAAAGACAT AAAAATCCCAAGAACAGTTTCAATAGAAGTGAAAGATTGTGCTATCAAATTCCTGGAGCACGTGCAGATCAGAGTCAATCTTAATTTCTCTCGCCGTGGCGACTTGTCCCTGCAGCTGAGAGCACCGAGTGGCACAACATCTCCAATGACTGGAAAGCGGTACATAGACAACTTAACAGGATTCAGAAACTTGACTGACTGGATTATTACATCTCTTTTTCACTGGGAAGAAGACCCGACTGGCAGATGGGAGcttaaaattgatgattttgacaaGCGATATCCAAGTTCAG GTCAACTTCACGGCTGgtccttgatattgtatggcaCTTCTTCAGACCCACTTACATCAGAACTAAGGAGCGAAGTAGATTCGACACGTGTTATACCTACTGAGAAACCCAAATATTCAACGAAACCAATGAGAACAGTCACCCCAACTGAACAACCCTCGTCAACagccaaaacaaacaaag TATCATGGTGGAAAATTGTGATATTCATCGTACTGGGTTTACTTGCGATGTCAATAGCGTTTGTTGTGTATTGGTATTGTCGATTCTACAAAAAACAAGATAACAACGCTGTAACCGTGCAGCAAGGATCAGTGCATCTCAAAGGACCAAGCGAACATCTAAAATCTAAACCTCCCAGTTGCAACGTGTAA
- the LOC136281195 gene encoding uncharacterized protein, with protein MATFREAREALLLANALDLIADEEMLLLYDVNTSKNLDIPYWKYEKFNLDSLSDDECKSEFRFLKHDIYNLLDVLDLPDKITCPNRFYVYSDEALCLLLRRFAFPCRYEDLVPRFGRPVPQLCMVVSEMMDILYARFGQLFSGINQPWLSQANLVDFAEAIYNKGAALDNCWGFIDGTVRPVARPGENQRVLYNGHKRVHAIKFQSVVAPNGLIVNLFGPVEGCRHDSGMLAMSGLLPMLEAHCVSPTGQPLCLYGDPAYPLRVHLQGPFKGAALTAPQQLFNKSMSKVRTAVEWVFGDILEYFSFLDFKRNLKVGLSAVGKMYIICALLRNAHSCTYGSTTSSFFGVEPPPLDQYFI; from the coding sequence ATGGCCACCTTCAGGGAGGCAAGAGAGGCTCTTTTGCTTGCTAATGCCTTGGATTTGATCGCCGATGAAGAAATGCTGTTACTCTACGACGTTAACACTTCAAAGAATCTTGACATTCCTTACTGGAAGTACGAAAAATTCAATCTGGACTCTCTTTCCGACGACGAATGCAAAAGCGAATTCCGTTTCTTAAAACATGATATCTACAATCTGCTCGACGTTCTGGATCTTCCTGACAAAATTACCTGCCCAAATCGTTTTTATGTTTACAGTGATGAAGCGCTATGTTTGCTTCTGCGTCGTTTTGCCTTTCCATGCAGGTACGAAGACCTTGTTCCCCGATTTGGAAGGCCTGTACCGCAATTATGTATGGTGGTGTCTGAGATGATGGATATTCTTTATGCCCGCTTCGGACAGTTGTTTTCTGGTATTAATCAGCCATGGCTATCACAAGCAAATCTAGTTGATTTTGCAGAAGCTATCTACAATAAAGGAGCCGCCCTTGACAACTGTTGGGGATTTATAGACGGAACTGTACGACCAGTTGCTAGGCCTGGCGAAAACCAAAGAGTATTGTACAATGGCCACAAGAGAGTGCATGCGATAAAGTTTCAAAGTGTAGTTGCACCAAATGGTCTGATCGTAAACCTTTTTGGACCTGTGGAAGGATGCAGACACGACAGCGGAATGTTAGCCATGTCTGGTTTGTTGCCAATGTTAGAAGCTCACTGTGTATCTCCAACAGGCCAACCGTTATGTTTATATGGTGACCCTGCATACCCCTTGAGGGTCCACCTGCAGGGTCCATTTAAGGGTGCTGCCCTAACAGCACCACAGCAACTGTTTAACAAATCGATGAGTAAAGTAAGAACAGCAGTAGAGTGGGTTTTTGGTGACATTTTAGAGTACTTTTcgtttttagattttaaaagaaatcttaaGGTTGGACTCAGTGCAGTAGGAAAAATGTATATCATTTGTGCCCTGTTGAGAAATGCCCACTCATGTACATATGGGTCGacaacttcttctttctttggtgTTGAACCGCCTCCATTAGACCAGTACTTTATTTAA